The following is a genomic window from Brevibacterium limosum.
ACCTGCACATGCCCCTGGCCGGGTGAGAGATGCAGGGAGGACTCACCGGTGCGCGGCAGCGCCATGAGCTGGGTCTCGGCGAGGGAGTCGGTGGACGGGATGCTGCCGAAGTCGCCGGCTCCCTTCTCGCCGTCCTTGCCGATGAAGGCACCCGCCTGGATGCGTCGCGGCGATTCGACGACGAGGCTGGTGGCATCGAGATCGCCGAGTTCGGCTTCGGCGACGCCGCGGCCGACCACGGTCATCGAGGAGCGGGGAATGTCGATCTCGCCGTCGGGACCATAGGCCTTCAGCGAGACCTCGGCGAGATCGCTGCCCGGGTTCGCGACCCGCACTCGCACATCCCTGCCGCTGAGTCCGGTGAGCACCTGCTGGCGGTCGGCTCCGGCGCCGCCGGCGGCGAGGTCGATGCCCTGCGGTCTGAGCCCGTCGAGGACGGTCTCCTGAATGGAGCCGGCAAGGACTCCGCCGTCGACGGTGACGTCGACGGCCAGGGCTTCGGCGCCTTCGGCCAGGCCGCCCAATGGGACGGCACGCTGCTGACCGGCCTTGATGCTCAGTTCGGTCGGCTCAGCAGATTCGCCGCCGGGTGTCATGAGGTCGACCTTCGCTTGGACGGGGACGTCTCCCGGGTTGCTCAGCAGCAGCTGCGAGTTCGAGCCGGTGTCACCGGACCCGGCGACGATACGGAAGCTGCTCGAGGCCTGGGCACAGGTGAGCGCGGCGAGTCCCGTGAGGTCACCGGAGCTGCCTTCGACGGTTTCGAGGCCGGTCGTCAGGGCCGGTGCGCCGGGACGGGCGAAACCGGTGACGAGCTTCGTCGAGTCGATGCTGTCGTCTCCGGAGACGAAGCCCTGACCGGCGGGGTTGTCGAAGTCGACCGAGCCGCCGAGGTCGGCGACCTGCAGGCGGGCCGATGAGGTCGATCCGTCTGCGGCGCCGATCGGCGCGGAGGCGGAGACGACGCGGGTCGAGACCTTCGAATCGTCGACGAACTCTGCGTCGGTGCCCTCGGCTTCTCCTGCTGTGAGCAGGGGCCCGGGGCAGACGACGCGGGTGTCGGCGGTGGGCATGCGCACCTGTTCGGGACTGCGATCCAGTGTGCCGGGGGTCAACGGGGTGAGGAACGAGGTCATGGCCACGAGCACTCCGGGCACGGCGATGGCCGCGAACGTGACGATGCTGCGCTGATGCTTCATGCTTTCGCCTCCTCACGGCCGGATTCGGTCGTCTTCGCGCTCCCTGCCCGACCGAAGGGAATGGCCACGATGAGGCTGAGCAGTCCGAACACCCATCCGACGATGACTCCGACCGGATAGAACGGTGAGTTCAGTGAGATCTCGACCGTTCCGCCTGCGGCGGGCAGGTCGAATTCGCTCGCCCACGCCTCCTCACCGGGTTTCGGCTGCGGCAGCGGCTCACCGTCGATGCTCGCGGTGATTCCGTCCGCTGCATCGGCGATGGTCAGGGTCCGGCCCTCCTGGCCGGCAGGCACCTTCGCAGTGGTGCCCTTCATCGCCGCTGTGGACACCTGCCCTTCGGCATCGCGGATGAGGAAGCGGCCGCTGTAGGGCTTGTCGACCCGCCACAGCTGTCCCGACGAGGTGGGTCCGACGGGCAGCAGCCCTTCCGAAACGGACACGGAGTTCGTCAGGCTCCCGGCGTTCTGGCCGACGAGGACGAAATCGACACCGAGTTCGCCGAGGATGCTCCCGAGGTCACCGGCGTCGTCGGCCGAGAGTGCGGACGCGGCCTGGGCCACGAGCACCTGGTCGGAGGTGATCGGCAGGGGGCGTCGCTGCCACGGCCACCCTCCGACGGTCTCGGCCGAGGTCACGGTCGATGTGCCCAGCACTGTGCCGTCGGCAGAGGAGATGAGGGTTGCCAGGACCTCTCCGTCGACATTGTCCAGACGCAGAGTGCGCGCCTGGGTCGCGCCTTCTGCACGATCGGCGGCCAGGGCGGGGACGTTGCTCTCGGAGGTCGCGGTGACCGCATCGTCCGAGGTCGCGGCCTGTCCGCCTCCGATGGCGATGGTCCCGACGGCGGCCACGGTGACCAGCCCGACGAGGCCGCGCATGGGCAGCCGGCCGGAGGCGGCGGAGCGTCCCTTGGCCGCAGCCTTCGCCGTGCTCGCGCCGACGGTGCCTCTGCGCACGGATCGTCGACCGGCGGTGCGATCGGCACCGAGGGACAGCAGCAGGATCGACCCGAGACTGACCAGGGTCAGCCCCGCTGCCGGATACGAGCCGATGAGGTGGAACGGCCCCGTCTGGGCGGGCAGATGCACTTGAATCGCGGCGAGGATGAGTCCGCCGAGGTAGAGACCGACCGCCCAGGTCAGACGGGAGAGTTCGAGCCTGGCTTCGATGAGGGTGAAGAAGGCCAGGATGAGCATCGGCAGTACGAGGACCGGAGCCCAGAGCTGGAGGATGCCGGCCGAGACATGACCGAGGCCGAGGTCGGCGATGAGCTCCGCCAGCCAGGACATGTCGATCGGCGTGGGGAACCCGACTGCCAGCAGGTACGTCGGAGCCGATTCCGCGGCCACGGTCTGTCCGGGCATCGTCAGGAGGGCTCCCGGCTCGCGGACCACGGCCCACAGCCACGGCCATCCCAGGAACACGGTCGGGGCCAGCAGCCACAGATGGTGCAGACCGCGGCCGGCTGCCAGCAGCACCACGGTGCCGAGGACTGCGACCGGCAGGAGGAGCGGAACCCCGGCGGTGATGACGAACAGCAGCAGGCCCGTGCCGGCTGCCGCGGCGATCGATCCGGCGGTCAGGCTGCGGCGCAGAGTCAGGGCCACCAGCGGCGCACAGATCCAGACGAGGACCACACCGAGGCGCCCCTCCGACAGTGCGGCCGTGAACAGCGGAGAAGCGATCCACAGCAGAGCGGCGAAGCCGCGCACCGACCGTCGCGCAAGTACGCTGCCGGCGCCCGCATACGCGGCGACAGCGGCCAGAATCGGTGCCGCCAGCAGCAGGGAGCGGACCATGACGTCGACATGGCCGAAGAAGAGGAGGGAGAGGACGCCGGTCACGAGGTGGTAGGGGTCGGCCGGCACGGCCGAACCTGTCGAGACATCGAGGTGGCGGCCGAGCAGGCGATCGAAGATCTCACCGAGACCGAGATCGGTCGACCCCAGGGCACCGCCGTCGAGATGGCCGGGGCCGAAGAGTCGGTAGCTGATGAAACCGCTCATCACCACGGCTGCCAGGATGACATAGGTCAGAGGTGCGCGGAGCAGGCTCGAACCGCCGGAGATCTCCAGGCGGGAGAAGGAGTCGATGGCCTCCTCGGTGTCGCCGACCGGGTTGAGCTCGGCATCGGCGTCAGGCCCGCCGGTGGGAACCTCTGCCGGACGCGGGTCTTCGCTCTCACTGCTCATCGTCCGGCGTTGGACGGCGAGTTCATCGTCGTCGGCGTAGAGCGCGGCGACGTGGGCGGTGCTCGATCGTTTGGCTGCCTTGTTGCGGCGGGCGTTGGCGCGTCGCAGCGGGGCAGTGGTCGACACATCGGCGGGAAGGCCGAAGAGCGCGGAGAGATGCCACCCGGCAGGACGGAAGTTGTTCGCCAGCAGCTCTCCGCCGATGCGGCCGAGGTGGCCGAGGGCGAGGAGGGAGAACAGAGAGAACAGCCCCTGTCCGGCGAGGCTGAGACGGTAGCGCTGTTCGGTGCGGATCTGTGTCTGCGAGGTCGGCGGATGGGGTGAGGAGCCGAGACGGGCGGCGGAGGCCGAGGAGATCTCCATCCGAGCGCGTGGAGCCAGCAGCACACGGGCACCGAGGTCTCGGAGACGACGAGTGTATTCGAGACCGGAATAGGCGGGACCGAGCACCCGGGAAGGTGCTCCGATGCGCTCGAGCTCGGTGGAGGCCAAGAGCAGGCCGGGCAGGTCGAGACCCAGCGTCTCGATCTGGCTGTCGCGCTGTCCCTGGTCGATTTCGCCCGAGCCGACAGGGTTGAAGCGTTCCCCCGCCGAGGTCGTGCTCACTCCGGCGGAGACGATGCGGTCGGAGCACATGAGCTTCGGCCCGACGGCGGCGATGGATTCGGTCTCCCCGATGGCGTCGAGCAGCTCATCGAGGCAGTCGGGTTCGGGACGGGAGTCAGGGGTGAGGAACCACAGGTAGTCCGATTCCGCGATCTCCGGCATCTCGCCGGCATCGCGGACCGTCCGTCCCCCGAGATCCACCACGGGGATCTCGGGGAAGCGCGGACGAAGAGCTGTTTCGAGCTCGACCTTGCTGGCATCGTCGCCGGAGACGACGACGATGGTGACGGCTGGACTCACACGACCTTTTTCTTGAGCCGGCGGCGTTCGCGTTCGGACATTCCACCCCAGATGCCGAAGCGCTCATCGTTGGCGAGAGCATATTCGAGGCATTCGGAACGGACGTCGCAGGAGGCACAGACACGTTTGGCTTCGCGAGTCGATCCGCCCTTCTCTGGGAAGAACGCCTCGGGGTCGGTCTGAGCGCAGAGGGCTTGGTCCTGCCAGGACAGTTCGCCGTCGTCTGCGGCGCCCAGGAGCAGCGACAGCGGCGAGACGGCCGAGTTGTCCGTCGGCAGCGGTGTCAGATCACTCGGGTCGACGGCCAGCGGATCGGGCAGCGTCTCGGGTGTACGCGCGCCCGGTTCGATGAACCAGTCTTCGGCACGGCGGGAAGTGACTCCCGGTGCGGCGGCGAAGTCTTCTCTCTCCCGCCATTCTCTCTGTGCACTTTGCACGGTTTTCCCCTTTCTCACGCTCGAGCAGGTCCGTTGCCGTGACTGAGCCGATCAGTCCGATGTACGGTCGAATCCACAGGATCCATGCTCGGCGCGTTCCCCTTTAGGTATAAATTACACGCGTGTCATTACCGCCCCGTCAAGCCCTCATGGAGTACTGAGATGACTCGTGAGACGCTATTCGAACATGCGTTCACATGCACACGCACTCAGAACCCATATATAGGCAATTCCCCTGCCGTCGGGCACAACCTGTGGGATTCGCCTGAGCAAACCCGAAGAATTTCGAAAGTGGGCGCCCCCAATGGGATTATGGAGGAATGAGAGTGGAATCACCGGTGACCCGGCATGAATGATCGCCTGCTCACCGTCTACGCGC
Proteins encoded in this region:
- a CDS encoding glycosyltransferase family protein, translated to MSPAVTIVVVSGDDASKVELETALRPRFPEIPVVDLGGRTVRDAGEMPEIAESDYLWFLTPDSRPEPDCLDELLDAIGETESIAAVGPKLMCSDRIVSAGVSTTSAGERFNPVGSGEIDQGQRDSQIETLGLDLPGLLLASTELERIGAPSRVLGPAYSGLEYTRRLRDLGARVLLAPRARMEISSASAARLGSSPHPPTSQTQIRTEQRYRLSLAGQGLFSLFSLLALGHLGRIGGELLANNFRPAGWHLSALFGLPADVSTTAPLRRANARRNKAAKRSSTAHVAALYADDDELAVQRRTMSSESEDPRPAEVPTGGPDADAELNPVGDTEEAIDSFSRLEISGGSSLLRAPLTYVILAAVVMSGFISYRLFGPGHLDGGALGSTDLGLGEIFDRLLGRHLDVSTGSAVPADPYHLVTGVLSLLFFGHVDVMVRSLLLAAPILAAVAAYAGAGSVLARRSVRGFAALLWIASPLFTAALSEGRLGVVLVWICAPLVALTLRRSLTAGSIAAAAGTGLLLFVITAGVPLLLPVAVLGTVVLLAAGRGLHHLWLLAPTVFLGWPWLWAVVREPGALLTMPGQTVAAESAPTYLLAVGFPTPIDMSWLAELIADLGLGHVSAGILQLWAPVLVLPMLILAFFTLIEARLELSRLTWAVGLYLGGLILAAIQVHLPAQTGPFHLIGSYPAAGLTLVSLGSILLLSLGADRTAGRRSVRRGTVGASTAKAAAKGRSAASGRLPMRGLVGLVTVAAVGTIAIGGGQAATSDDAVTATSESNVPALAADRAEGATQARTLRLDNVDGEVLATLISSADGTVLGTSTVTSAETVGGWPWQRRPLPITSDQVLVAQAASALSADDAGDLGSILGELGVDFVLVGQNAGSLTNSVSVSEGLLPVGPTSSGQLWRVDKPYSGRFLIRDAEGQVSTAAMKGTTAKVPAGQEGRTLTIADAADGITASIDGEPLPQPKPGEEAWASEFDLPAAGGTVEISLNSPFYPVGVIVGWVFGLLSLIVAIPFGRAGSAKTTESGREEAKA
- a CDS encoding DUF5719 family protein; translated protein: MKHQRSIVTFAAIAVPGVLVAMTSFLTPLTPGTLDRSPEQVRMPTADTRVVCPGPLLTAGEAEGTDAEFVDDSKVSTRVVSASAPIGAADGSTSSARLQVADLGGSVDFDNPAGQGFVSGDDSIDSTKLVTGFARPGAPALTTGLETVEGSSGDLTGLAALTCAQASSSFRIVAGSGDTGSNSQLLLSNPGDVPVQAKVDLMTPGGESAEPTELSIKAGQQRAVPLGGLAEGAEALAVDVTVDGGVLAGSIQETVLDGLRPQGIDLAAGGAGADRQQVLTGLSGRDVRVRVANPGSDLAEVSLKAYGPDGEIDIPRSSMTVVGRGVAEAELGDLDATSLVVESPRRIQAGAFIGKDGEKGAGDFGSIPSTDSLAETQLMALPRTGESSLHLSPGQGHVQVQGMLDDGSLTDPQSIDLNPTGTTVFNPSDVSDDSVRALVLKGSQASGSQADGVHATLVVTTEDGISTVVPALAPAGVAYRDIRLG
- a CDS encoding WhiB family transcriptional regulator; its protein translation is MQSAQREWREREDFAAAPGVTSRRAEDWFIEPGARTPETLPDPLAVDPSDLTPLPTDNSAVSPLSLLLGAADDGELSWQDQALCAQTDPEAFFPEKGGSTREAKRVCASCDVRSECLEYALANDERFGIWGGMSERERRRLKKKVV